The nucleotide sequence CCCTCGCCGGCTTCAATGCCCTCAAAAATTTTCACGCTTTTACCGCGCTCTGCGCCGGGCTCCACCATGCTCTTTATATGAGAGGTTATGGTCTAAAAATTGATGACTTCCCGAAAAAGTGGGGGCTCCATACTATTAAAAAAGTTCTGGAAATTTCTGCTATTATTTCCGTGGCTGACTTTATTGACGCCGCCACCCACCGCCAGACAATACTGAAAGACGCGCCGGGAGACAAATCTTGGGAAACAATTTTGCGAGAGAAATATCCGGAAGACCAACTCATTATAGATACGGCCCTATCTCTGAACCGATGATAAAAATAACCGCCCCGAAACTCGGGACGGTTATTTATTTCTAAACGTTTGACACCTTTAAATAAAAATGATATCGTGTCATATTGTCCTAATTTTTGGACAATTTTAATAATCTTTGGTCTTTTAAAAACTATAAATAAAGGAGAAACTGAAATGAGAAAGTTAACTGGTTTTGAAAAGGAACGACGCCAATGGTTAGTGAAAGAACTTCGTTATTTAGGGCTAACCACTCCGGAAATCGCCAAGGCCATCAATTTTAGCGAATCCCTGGTTCACGCCATTCTTAAAGAATGTAAAGTTAATAAAAATAAGCAAAAAAGAACCGAAACCTTCGGTTTGGCGTTTCGGCGTTATGCTGAACTAGAAACGACAGAACTGAAAACAAGGCAAGAGGAAGAACTTTGTTGTATTTTGAGAAAATGGCTGGGGATTGAGAGAAAACGCATTGTCGATTTTTTTGAAGGCGTTGTTGAAACTTTGCAAGAGCTTACCATTCTTTTCTACCCGCCCGGATGTGAAGCGTACATCAATCTTCTCCGCGTGGTGTTCGGCGAAAAAATTTACCAAGGCATATTCTCTTCGGGAATTATGAATGATGAAATGCTTCTTAAGTATTTGCAGGAAGAAATAGACGATGAAATTGCTAAACGGTGGGAAAAATATTTGAAAGAAGTCGCCGATGGCGCTATCCCGCCTCCCCATTCTCTCGCAGGAGCAAAAGCGCCCCTAATGAGAGAATATCTTGCTGAATATCGTTCTCAAATTATGCCCACCCTAACTGACACTTCTCTCAAATACATTGACGCCATTATCTCGAGCACTCTGACTGAACGCGAAGCGCGAATTATTCGCCTGCGGTTTGGCTTAAAAGATGGTGGCGTTCCTCACACCTTGAAAGAAATTGGACAAAAGCTTGGTGTTACTCTAGAGCGTATCCGCCAGATTGAGGGCAAAGCACTCCGAAAACTCCGCCATCCGTCAAAGGGGCTTAAATATCTTGGACGACCGCTTCACAGCACTCTTGAAAAAGAGATTAAAGAAAAAACAAGGGAAATAGAAGCGGCGCTAAGGATCGCTGAAATGACAACCTTATCAAAAAAATACCCCCTGTTACCAATGCTTCTAAGACCAACAGAGGAGATAAAGTTCTCAATCCGCGCCTCTAACTGTTTAAGAAATGCTGACATTAAATATATCGGCGAACTTGTCCAAAAAACGGAAAAAGAATTGCTCAAGACCAGATACTTCGGGCGTAAATCACTCCGTGAGATAGAAGAAGTTCTAGCGGACATGGGGCTTTCTCTCGGTATGAATCTTGACGATGAACTGAAAGAAGCAATAAAACAACTCTGAGACAGAAAAATGTAATTGCGCAACGAACACAAAAGACCCCGACAACGAAGGGGTCTTTTTTAATTTAAATTAATAATGATAACTCCTGCCGGTGGAAATCATAACGGCGCGGTAGAGTTGTTCTAAAAGCACCACCCGCGCCAGTTCGTGCGGCAGAGTCATTTTGGAGAGCGACATTTTTTGGCCGACGCGAGTAAGAACGGCGCTATCAAACCCCAGTGCTCCGCCGATGACAAAAATAAAATGCCGGTTTTTATTTTCCAAATATCCCGCGAATTCCACGGACGAAAATTCTTTCCCGCGTTCATCTAGAATAATAACTTCCTCCGCGGGAAATTTTTCTAAAAAATCCATAATCCTCTCTGCTTCTACTTTCTTTGATTTCTCTTTGTCCGAATCGCGTTTAAACGGCTCGGATTTTAATTCGCACACGTTAATTTTCGCGTAAGGTTTCAAACGCTTTAAATATTCCGAGATCGCATCGCTCCAATATTTTTCTTTAATTTTGCCGACAGCTAAAATTGTGATTCTAAACATAAAAACAAAAAGCCCCGAACTGACGCCGGAGCTTTTAAATTATATTATTCTAAACTCTTGCTGTAATTAATGTTTATCTGGGTTAAGGAAGAAAACATCTCTTCGGTGTCAACACTGACCGAAACTGAAGCGCCGTCTTTTTCCGCGTCCACGGAATAAGAACTGCCTTCACTTGACTGGCTGGTTATTTTCCAGCCGTCGGCGAATAACTTTTGATAAAAACTCTTTGCCTTGGCAAATTCATCGGTTGTCTTAACGGTAACGTCAAAACTTAATTCGTAATCACTGGAATTATCGGAAACTCCGGTCACTTTGCTATCTGAAGTATAGGCCAACTCCTTGGGAAATTTTGCCGGCAAATCCAAGGACTCGGCTTTCTCAAATTCCAAAAGCTCGTACTTCTGACTTACTTTGGCTAAATTTTCCAGGGCCTTACCAGCGTCTTCCGTATCCCCTTCACCTAAGGCCTTACCTAAATCGCCCAACTCTTGCGTAGCTTTGTACTGGTCTAAAATTGACGGCTCGCCGGTGGTTTTACCACAACCGCTAAATAATACGGCGCAAAGCGGCAGCAGGAGAACTAAACCTAAAACTTTTTTGTTTAGCATAACTTATTGAGTTAATAATATTAGTTAATTATAA is from Patescibacteria group bacterium and encodes:
- a CDS encoding HD domain-containing protein; amino-acid sequence: MNIENLVQGKIEKYETKNGLGHTAKIFLALSSVNHPEVKEHNERVALLAEAIAGKLKKDKKAAFFGGLLHDVGKILFPYKLFDGHDITGEEYEEIKKHALAGFNALKNFHAFTALCAGLHHALYMRGYGLKIDDFPKKWGLHTIKKVLEISAIISVADFIDAATHRQTILKDAPGDKSWETILREKYPEDQLIIDTALSLNR
- a CDS encoding 23S rRNA (pseudouridine(1915)-N(3))-methyltransferase RlmH; amino-acid sequence: MFRITILAVGKIKEKYWSDAISEYLKRLKPYAKINVCELKSEPFKRDSDKEKSKKVEAERIMDFLEKFPAEEVIILDERGKEFSSVEFAGYLENKNRHFIFVIGGALGFDSAVLTRVGQKMSLSKMTLPHELARVVLLEQLYRAVMISTGRSYHY